Proteins co-encoded in one Dendropsophus ebraccatus isolate aDenEbr1 chromosome 9, aDenEbr1.pat, whole genome shotgun sequence genomic window:
- the PRR35 gene encoding proline-rich protein 35 isoform X1: MSKDEEAGCKLNSTCKHKERKPKKPHYIPRPWGKPYNYKCFQCPFTCMEKSHLYNHMKYSLCKNSLSLLIESDWPYKKNSFLVPEMNLQEPHTEGNQDKQEACDSTGGSTKARQVGEKMTSEIQRFLEEDDERPEEEEEEVVGQSRKEKSKNIPSSQTTSKTETGLKGKRETMNKEGEPEFIITDVFSLDGHFEKEREEQRFVKASRKTSSNLGASRVDQWKLLTSTLKKAGADTSVGCNGTNIIPCYPPPTYSDYQEHQGLSLLGINYPLNTNLFSYLNPTMTSGTAQLPFLASTAQLMHNPHSTHFQTLQNTERSSFLPRFYYPLLFEHAFNTDAKIASGKPMNQGQPTNTFIGTPKPKTPTDPLKTCLLKSEEGNTTISWAPGDKLQNQTLAQNKPEGDGKWVPQMVRDIIQQQKDILGTYGVQSTRNNDVSTQKSKIEVSPWEKLNLSRCAKRKPWLDRDGVSEQTSSLMEGERTSHNSTCSPVTPDIWSEKNSILEVAACKRRRPSEPSSEKSEPVVVNASLLIGDLSRTLEEYGKVERKLANLTSDDSGRQRTLGEQLGKIRLELLHIHQALEKASCSHDGPLDLSIKRAEDMDKEDPEKIPLREDPQTPPPIECSPKEVVKVELLPPELVTCYARPTKCEADSSVLLCPDGRVGNTGIAQTHVTLQEEVGSVGFGRSRLQMENI, encoded by the exons ATGTCAAAAGACGAAGAAGCTGGATGTAAGTTGAACTCTACATGTAAGCATAAAGAACGGAAACCCAAAAAACCTCATTATATTCCCAGGCCATGGGGCAAGCCATATAATTACAAGTGCTTCCAGTGCCCCTTTACTTGTATGGAGAAGTCACACTTGTACAACCACATGAAATACAGTCTGTGCAAGAACTCCCTGTCACTCCTCATAGAGTCCGACTGGCCCTACAAAAAGAACAGTTTCCTTGTCCCAGAAATGAACCTACAAGAGCCACATACAGAAGGTAACCAAGACAAACAAGAGGCTTGTGATTCCACTGGAGGATCGACAAAGGCCAGACAGGTTGGTGAGAAGATGACTTCTGAAATTCAGAGATTCCTAGAAGAAGATGATGAAAGaccagaagaagaagaggaggaggtggtgggccAAAGTCGGAAGGAAAAAAGTAAGAACATCCCGTCTTCACAAACCACAAGCAAAACTGAAACTGGACTAAAGGGCAAAAGGGAGACAATGAACAAAGAGGGAGAGCCAGAGTTCATCATCACTGATGTGTTCTCTTTAGATGGACACTTTGAGAAGGAGAGGGAAGAACAAAGATTTGTCAAGGCTTCTCGAAAAACTTCAAGCAACCTTGGAGCAAGTCGGGTGGATCAGTGGAAACTATTGACCAGCACACTTAAAAAAGCGGGAGCAGACACATCAGTTGGGTGCAATGGAACAAACATCATTCCTTGTTACCCACCACCAACATACTCTGATTACCAAGAACACCAGGGTCTTTCACTTTTGGGCATTAACTACCCACTAAACACCAACCTGTTCTCATATCTAAACCCCACCATGACAAGTGGTACGGCCCAGCTCCCCTTCCTAGCTTCCACGGCCCAACTAATGCACAATCCACACTCCACTCACTTCCAGACTTTACAGAACACAGAGAGAAGCTCGTTCCTTCCTCGCTTCTACTACCCCTTGCTGTTTGAGCACGCTTTTAACACAGATGCCAAGATAGCTTCAGGCAAGCCAATGAACCAAGGTCAGCCAACAAACACATTTATTGGTACTCCAAAACCAAAGACACCCACGGACCCTCTAAAGACCTGCTTGCTTAAATCGGAAGAAGGTAACACCACCATCTCTTGGGCACCTGGTGACAAGTTGCAGAATCAAACATTGGCTCAGAATAAACCAGAGGGAGATGGGAAATGGGTTCCCCAGATGGTAAGAGACATCATTCAACAACAGAAGGACATTTTAGGAACTTATGGGGTACAATCAACCAGAAATAATGATGTCTCTACACAGAAAAGCAAGATTGAGGTGTCTCCCTGGGAAAAACTTAATCTTTCAAGATGTGCGAAGAGGAAGCCTTGGCTAGACAGAGATGGAGTGAGTGAGCAGACATCATCTTTGATGGAAGGCGAACGGACTTCTCATAATAG CACCTGTTCTCCTGTTACTCCTGATATTTGGAGTGAGAAGAACTCAATTTTAGAGGTGGCTGCTTGCAAGAGGAGAAGACCATCTGAGCCTAGCAGTGAAAAGTCAGAGCCTGTGGTTGTCAATGCATCTCTACTCATTGGAGACCTCTCCAGAACCCTGGAGGAATATGGAAAAGTGGAGAGGAAGTTGGCAAACCTAACATCTGATGACAGTGGTCGACAAAGGACTCTCGGAGAGCAACTTGGTAAGATACGATTAGAACTCCTTCATATCCACCAGGCCCTTGAGAAGGCTTCGTGCTCACATGATGGGCCATTAGACCTCTCTATAAAGAGGGCAGAAGATATGGATAAAGAAGATCCAGAAAAGATCCCATTGAGAGAAGATCCCCAAACACCTCCACCCATTGAATGCTCACCCAAAGAGGTGGTAAAAGTGGAACTGTTGCCCCCAGAGTTGGTGACTTGTTATGCCCGTCCCACCAAGTGTGAAGCAGACTCCAGCGTGCTCCTGTGCCCAGATGGAAGAGTGGGGAACACTGGGATTGCCCAGACACATGTAACTCTTCAAGAGGAGGTGGGAAGTGTTGGGTTTGGAAGAAGCCGACTGCAAATGGAGAACATTTAA
- the PRR35 gene encoding proline-rich protein 35 isoform X2 has translation MSKDEEAGCKLNSTCKHKERKPKKPHYIPRPWGKPYNYKCFQCPFTCMEKSHLYNHMKYSLCKNSLSLLIESDWPYKKNSFLVPEMNLQEPHTEGNQDKQEACDSTGGSTKARQVGEKMTSEIQRFLEEDDERPEEEEEEVVGQSRKEKSKNIPSSQTTSKTETGLKGKRETMNKEGEPEFIITDVFSLDGHFEKEREEQRFVKASRKTSSNLGASRVDQWKLLTSTLKKAGADTSVGCNGTNIIPCYPPPTYSDYQEHQGLSLLGINYPLNTNLFSYLNPTMTSGTAQLPFLASTAQLMHNPHSTHFQTLQNTERSSFLPRFYYPLLFEHAFNTDAKIASGKPMNQGQPTNTFIGTPKPKTPTDPLKTCLLKSEEGNTTISWAPGDKLQNQTLAQNKPEGDGKWVPQMKSKIEVSPWEKLNLSRCAKRKPWLDRDGVSEQTSSLMEGERTSHNSTCSPVTPDIWSEKNSILEVAACKRRRPSEPSSEKSEPVVVNASLLIGDLSRTLEEYGKVERKLANLTSDDSGRQRTLGEQLGKIRLELLHIHQALEKASCSHDGPLDLSIKRAEDMDKEDPEKIPLREDPQTPPPIECSPKEVVKVELLPPELVTCYARPTKCEADSSVLLCPDGRVGNTGIAQTHVTLQEEVGSVGFGRSRLQMENI, from the exons ATGTCAAAAGACGAAGAAGCTGGATGTAAGTTGAACTCTACATGTAAGCATAAAGAACGGAAACCCAAAAAACCTCATTATATTCCCAGGCCATGGGGCAAGCCATATAATTACAAGTGCTTCCAGTGCCCCTTTACTTGTATGGAGAAGTCACACTTGTACAACCACATGAAATACAGTCTGTGCAAGAACTCCCTGTCACTCCTCATAGAGTCCGACTGGCCCTACAAAAAGAACAGTTTCCTTGTCCCAGAAATGAACCTACAAGAGCCACATACAGAAGGTAACCAAGACAAACAAGAGGCTTGTGATTCCACTGGAGGATCGACAAAGGCCAGACAGGTTGGTGAGAAGATGACTTCTGAAATTCAGAGATTCCTAGAAGAAGATGATGAAAGaccagaagaagaagaggaggaggtggtgggccAAAGTCGGAAGGAAAAAAGTAAGAACATCCCGTCTTCACAAACCACAAGCAAAACTGAAACTGGACTAAAGGGCAAAAGGGAGACAATGAACAAAGAGGGAGAGCCAGAGTTCATCATCACTGATGTGTTCTCTTTAGATGGACACTTTGAGAAGGAGAGGGAAGAACAAAGATTTGTCAAGGCTTCTCGAAAAACTTCAAGCAACCTTGGAGCAAGTCGGGTGGATCAGTGGAAACTATTGACCAGCACACTTAAAAAAGCGGGAGCAGACACATCAGTTGGGTGCAATGGAACAAACATCATTCCTTGTTACCCACCACCAACATACTCTGATTACCAAGAACACCAGGGTCTTTCACTTTTGGGCATTAACTACCCACTAAACACCAACCTGTTCTCATATCTAAACCCCACCATGACAAGTGGTACGGCCCAGCTCCCCTTCCTAGCTTCCACGGCCCAACTAATGCACAATCCACACTCCACTCACTTCCAGACTTTACAGAACACAGAGAGAAGCTCGTTCCTTCCTCGCTTCTACTACCCCTTGCTGTTTGAGCACGCTTTTAACACAGATGCCAAGATAGCTTCAGGCAAGCCAATGAACCAAGGTCAGCCAACAAACACATTTATTGGTACTCCAAAACCAAAGACACCCACGGACCCTCTAAAGACCTGCTTGCTTAAATCGGAAGAAGGTAACACCACCATCTCTTGGGCACCTGGTGACAAGTTGCAGAATCAAACATTGGCTCAGAATAAACCAGAGGGAGATGGGAAATGGGTTCCCCAGATG AAAAGCAAGATTGAGGTGTCTCCCTGGGAAAAACTTAATCTTTCAAGATGTGCGAAGAGGAAGCCTTGGCTAGACAGAGATGGAGTGAGTGAGCAGACATCATCTTTGATGGAAGGCGAACGGACTTCTCATAATAG CACCTGTTCTCCTGTTACTCCTGATATTTGGAGTGAGAAGAACTCAATTTTAGAGGTGGCTGCTTGCAAGAGGAGAAGACCATCTGAGCCTAGCAGTGAAAAGTCAGAGCCTGTGGTTGTCAATGCATCTCTACTCATTGGAGACCTCTCCAGAACCCTGGAGGAATATGGAAAAGTGGAGAGGAAGTTGGCAAACCTAACATCTGATGACAGTGGTCGACAAAGGACTCTCGGAGAGCAACTTGGTAAGATACGATTAGAACTCCTTCATATCCACCAGGCCCTTGAGAAGGCTTCGTGCTCACATGATGGGCCATTAGACCTCTCTATAAAGAGGGCAGAAGATATGGATAAAGAAGATCCAGAAAAGATCCCATTGAGAGAAGATCCCCAAACACCTCCACCCATTGAATGCTCACCCAAAGAGGTGGTAAAAGTGGAACTGTTGCCCCCAGAGTTGGTGACTTGTTATGCCCGTCCCACCAAGTGTGAAGCAGACTCCAGCGTGCTCCTGTGCCCAGATGGAAGAGTGGGGAACACTGGGATTGCCCAGACACATGTAACTCTTCAAGAGGAGGTGGGAAGTGTTGGGTTTGGAAGAAGCCGACTGCAAATGGAGAACATTTAA